One Setaria viridis chromosome 5, Setaria_viridis_v4.0, whole genome shotgun sequence genomic region harbors:
- the LOC117856527 gene encoding ubiquitin-like modifier-activating enzyme atg7, with the protein MAGVGAAGFPRQLMVESIPFLADVGFWDALRRLKLDVLATDDSPIPITGYYAPRRFRQASLFNLRSESLVPPSHNPVGDRNSCPILGTLINTNNMRGFQDLDRELLLKTEAKKILHDIVSGKVEEDPALLLRFLVISFADLKNWKIYYNVAFPSLVFNSTLLSLQVASEVLSNEEVESLKIALQEWRASTETTVIPFFLVTISSDSSASIRQLKDWKTCQGKYQKLLFGFYDHGRRPDCPGWAIRNYIAFLSIRWKIEKVQFFCYREFQGNPDLVQSLIGEASFPSPSGWDDPDHVPDAFGWEGVKPGKGTKDMKPKEIDIQSSNPASQDEEKQLMHLKLMGWRHFPVNIDKLSQVRVLVLGAGTLGCEVARLLMTWGVRKLTVVDSGSVAMSDLVKQSLYIDKDCGVPRATAIVPHLKSRCPAVEVEGIQMEIPVPGHPYSPSKMAGVLDDCKHLQTLVAANDAVFLLTDTWESRWLPTLLCASENKIAITAVLGCDSYIVMRHGAGPGTSGGTDEVAAQIENLSTEDALSHQRLGCCFCNDAASLFNTIPNGTLPGLTSVASGKAVELFARMLHHPDELHAPGDIAGMETEHQLGLLPHQLQGSLPKCVLSMELGNSSGNCTACSIAVLSEYRRRGLDFVMQAINYPTYLKDLAGISNLKKPDPCPKMLPSISVNSDKISDVRCLLLGAGTLGCDVARILMDSGVRKLTVVDSGRVVVSNLARQSLYTCDDRGAPKATAILRHLVERCPSVDAQGIQMEIPMPGHPVSPSEAAGVLQDCKRLKELVASHDAIFLLTDTRESRWLPTLLCTNENKIAITAALGYDSYLVMRHGAGPGISYEASNVTTVMDKLSTKDSLGRERLGCYFCNDVVAPVDSVSNRTLDQQCTVTRPGLACIASGRAADLFTRMLHHPDGIHAPGEIAGASSGHPLGLLPHQIRGSLSQYNLLTLLGYSSSNCTACSNVVLSEYRSRGMDFVMQVINEPTYLEDLTGLTDLMKSAAYTEVEWVDETDEDDFAEI; encoded by the exons ATGGCGGGGGTCGGTGCGGCGGGGTTCCCGCGGCAGCTGATGGTTGAGTCCATCCCCTTCTTGGCGGATGTGGGGTTCTGGGATGCGCTCCGCCGCCTCAAGCTCGACGTCCTGGCCACCGACGACTCCCCAATCCCAATCACCG GTTATTATGCTCCACGCCGGTTTCGCCAAGCAAGCTTGTTCAACCTACGTTCAGAATCATTGGTGCCACCTTCTCACAATCCGGTTGGCGACAGGAACAGTTGCCCAATCCTAGGGACCCTTATAAACACTAATAACATGAGGGGATTCCAAGACCTAGATAGGGAACTTCTTCTGAAAACAGAAGCGAAGAAG ATCTTGCATGACATTGTGTCTGGTAAAGTAGAAGAGGATCCTGCACTGCTGCTTAGGTTCCTTGTGATATCATTTGCTGATCTAAAGAATTGGAAGATCTATTACAATGTTGCATTCCCCTCATTGGTTTTCAACTCGACCCTGCTCAGCCTGCAAGTCGCCTCAGAAGTGCTCAGCAACGAAGAG GTAGAATCCTTGAAAATAGCATTGCAAGAGTGGCGCGCTTCTACTGAAACAACAG TTATACCATTCTTTCTGGTTACTATATCCTCGGATTCCTCTGCCTCTATAAGACAACTTAAGGACTGGAAAACTTGCCAGGGGAAGTATCAAAAG CTGCTATTTGGATTTTATGATCACGGACGTCGCCCAGATTGCCCTGGCTGGGCTATTAGAAACTACATTGCATTCCTGAGTATCCGGTGGAAGATTGAGAAGGTTCAGTTCTTCTGCTACCGTGAATTTCAGGGAAACCCTGATCTAGTACAATCCCTCATTGGCGAAGCATCATTTCCATCACCTTCTG GCTGGGATGACCctgatcatgtacctgatgcttTTGGATGGGAAGGAGTAAAGCCAGGAAAGGGAACAAAAGACATGAAACCAAAAGAAATAGATATTCAATCATCAAATCCAGCAAG TCAGGATGAAGAAAAACAACTGATGCACTTAAAGCTTATGGGGTGGCGCCACTTTCCTGTGAATATAGACAAGTTATCTCAGGTTCGAGTTCTTGTCCTGGGTGCTGGAACTCTTGGATGTGAAGTTGCTCGCCTACTTATG ACCTGGGGTGTACGGAAATTAACTGTGGTTGACAGTGGTAGTGTTGCCATGTCTGACCTTGTCAAGCAATCACTCTACATAGATAAGGACTGTGGAGTCCCAAGAGCAACTGCAATAGTTCCACATCTAAAATCAAGATGTCCTGCAGTG GAGGTTGAAGGCATCCAAATGGAAATACCGGTGCCTGGGCATCCTTATTCTCCCAGCAAAATGGCAGGTGTGCTTGATGACTGCAAGCATCTGCAAACATTAGTGGCTGCCAATGATGCAGTTTTCTTGTTAACTGATACTTGGGAGAGCAGGTGGCTCCCAACTCTTCTCTGTGCAAGCGAAAACAAG ATTGCTATTACTGCAGTATTAGGATGTGACAGTTACATCGTCATGCGACATGGTGCTGGTCCAGGAACTAGTGGGGGTACAGATGAAGTGGCTGCTCAGATAGAAAATTTGTCCACAGAAGATGCTCTTAGCCATCAGAGATTGGGCTGTTGTTTCTGCAATGATGCTGCTTCCCTTTTTAAT ACAATTCCTAATGGAACACTACCTGGACTTACCTCAGTTGCATCTGGCAAAGCAGTGGAGCTCTTTGCTAGGATGTTACATCATCCTGACGA GTTACATGCTCCAGGTGATATTGCTGGTATGGAAACAGAACATCAGCTTGGCCTATTACCACATCAGCTACAAGGATCACTCCCAAAGTGTGTTTTATCCATGGAACTTGGCAATTCCTCAGGCAACTGTACTGCATGTTCGATTGCA GTATTGTCAGAGTACAGAAGAAGGGGATTGGATTTTGTCATGCAGGCTATTAACTATCCAACATATCTGAAAGATCTTGCAGGCATTTCTAATTTGAAGAAGCCAGATCCTTGTCCTAAAATGCTGCCCAGCATCTCTGTAAATTCAGACAAGATTTCTGATGTCCGCTGTCTACTTTTGGGTGCTGGAACTCTTGGATGTGATGTTGCTCGCATTCTTATG GACTCTGGTGTACGAAAGCTAACAGTGGTTGATAGTGGTCGTGTAGTTGTGTCAAATTTGGCGAGACAATCACTCTACACTTGTGATGACCGTGGTGCCCCAAAAGCAACTGCCATACTTAGGCATCTAGTGGAGAGGTGTCCTTCAGTT GATGCACAAGGCATTCAAATGGAAATACCTATGCCAGGGCATCCTGTATCTCCCAGTGAAGCAGCTGGTGTGCTCCAAGATTGCAAGCGCCTTAAGGAATTAGTGGCTTCCCACGATGCTATCTTCTTGTTGACCGACACAAGGGAAAGTAGGTGGCTTCCAACTCTCCTCTGCACTAATGAAAACAAG ATTGCTATTACTGCAGCGTTAGGGTATGATAGTTACCTTGTTATGCGACATGGGGCTGGTCCTGGCATAAGCTATGAAGCTTCAAATGTGACTACTGTCATGGATAAGCTGTCCACAAAGGATTCCCTTGGACGTGAAAGACTGGGGTGTTATTTCTGCAATGACGTCGTTGCTCCTGTTGAT TCTGTTTCAAATCGAACACTGGATCAACAATGTACAGTGACACGACCCGGGCTGGCCTGTATTGCATCTGGACGCGCTGCAGACCTCTTCACAAGAATGTTACATCATCCAGATGG GATACATGCTCCAGGAGAGATTGCTGGTGCAAGCAGTGGCCATCCACTTGGTCTATTACCTCACCAGATCCGTGGATCACTCTCACAGTACAACTTATTAACCCTCTTGGGCTATTCCTCGAGCAATTGCACAGCATGTTCCAATGTG GTATTGTCTGAATATCGGAGTAGAGGAATGGATTTTGTGATGCAAGTGATCAACGAACCAACGTATTTGGAAGACCTCACCGGCCTCACGGACTTGATGAAATCCGCAGCTTACACTGAGGTCGAGTGGGTAGATGAAACTGATGAAGACGATTTCGCCGAGATCTGA
- the LOC117856528 gene encoding uncharacterized protein At1g03900, giving the protein MASGGYGEQAPAPAEAEPLEIVLFQVAECYVYLIPPRKTAASYRADEWNVNKWAWEGALKVVSKGEECIIKLEDKNTGELYARAFLREGEQHPVEPVIDSSRYFVLRVEENIDGRQRHAFIGLGFRERPEAYDFQAALHDHMKYLNKKKAAEEMVQHYEKQSSVDYSLKEGETLVLQLKSKETGTKTKSAFFEQGLNKLSLSEKTNSKEAPVSLKLPPPPPSPVSPTDSGVAASPFKAEFPPQEPAAEPTSTTSGIPAKTELSPEQPAAAEKVEQETVDEDFGDFQAAG; this is encoded by the exons GCCGCTGGAGATCGTGCTGTTCCAGGTCGCCGAGTGCTACGTCTACCTG ATACCTCCGAGGAAGACGGCTGCCTCCTACAG GGCGGATGAGTGGAACGTCAACAAATGGGCATGGGAAGGGGCACTTAAGGTTGTCAGCAAGGGTGAGGAATGCATCATCAAATTGGAAGATAAGAACACAG GGGAGCTGTATGCTAGGGCATTTCTCAGAGAGGGTGAGCAACATCCGGTGGAACCTGTAATTGACAGCAGCAG ATATTTTGTACTCCGCGTTGAAGAGAATATAG ATGGGCGTCAGCGTCATGCTTTCATAGGTTTAGGCTTCCGCGAAAGACCTGAAGCATATGACTTCCAAGCTGCTCTACATGATCATATGAA ATATCTAAACAAGAAGAAGGCCGCTGAAGAGATGGTTCAGCACTATGAGAAGCAATCGTCAGTGGATTACAGCCTCAAAGAAGGGGAAACTTTGGTTCTTCAGCTTAAAAGT AAAGAAACCGGCACCAAGACAAAATCAGCATTTTTTGAGCAAGGCCTAAACAAACTCTCATTGAGTGAAAAGACAAACTCCAAGGAGGCCCCTGTCTCCCTTAAACTACCCCCACCTCCACCTTCACCCGTCTCTCCAACGGATTCTGGAGTAGCCGCTTCCCCCTTCAAAGCAGAATTTCCTCCACAAGAACCTGCTGCTGAACCCACCAGCACAACCAGCGGTATCCCCGCCAAAACCGAACTTTCTCCTGAGCAACCAGCTGCTGCTGAGAAGGTCGAGCAAGAAACCGTCGATGAAGATTTTGGGGACTTCCAGGCTGCCGGGTGA